A segment of the Chloroflexota bacterium genome:
TGATCCGGCCAAAACCACCAATGTCCTGAGGAGCCATGGCTATTCTGTAAAAGAGACAGACGTCATAGCGGTGGAGGTCCCGGATCACCCGGGAGGCCTTCGAGCTGTGCTCAAGCCTCTGAAGGCGGCCAATATCAATGTCCTCTATCTCTACCCCTATTTGGGCAGGGGGGAGAGCGGTCAGCCTATAGTCATCGTGGGCGTGGACAAAACCGAAGAGGCGACAAAGGTGTTGGGAAAGAACTGGGTGCGCACCTTTGGCAAAGAGATCTATGCCCTTTGACTCGACCCTGCGGTTCCGCTGTTTTACTTTACTCTCGTGATGTGGCACCTCTCCCTTCCAGACTCTTGACCTGCAGAGTC
Coding sequences within it:
- a CDS encoding amino acid-binding protein, which translates into the protein MFVKQISISLDNVPGKLMDVSELLGIEGVNIRAISVADTADISTVRFVTDDPAKTTNVLRSHGYSVKETDVIAVEVPDHPGGLRAVLKPLKAANINVLYLYPYLGRGESGQPIVIVGVDKTEEATKVLGKNWVRTFGKEIYAL